One genomic window of Pseudomonadales bacterium includes the following:
- a CDS encoding AMP-binding protein, with protein MWRFDEIKTLLDIPRYWARVSPDKVAIRDGRSAVTYSELERNSNRIANRIVECGIQPGARIGYVGRNSIEFFEIWFGACKAGCAIAPFNWRCAVPELVDMVDDAGTPLVFSEDVYSTPKMLEVKDKSAAAFELVSFNAESCSDKDLRSIHWLGGWANHVGDHNPGIKVHSDDVALLVYTSGTTGKPKGAQYDHQAFNYSFLCMSLEPEMGWNPDDVGLMAVPNFHLGGNWVLLPALYHGATIRTIPAFDPEAVLDAIERDSATILPLVPTALQMLVEHPKAATTNFSSLQRVIYFGSPISADVMKKAVGTLGCKLNQLYGNTETWFVTLLGHEDHLAEQSSRLASCGKALPLIDVKICDEEGKELPVGEVGELCIRTPTINMGYLNKPEATAKAFHDGWYRSGDLARLDSEGFIFLVDRAKDMIVSGGENIYSVEVERVLNLHPEVSLAAVIGIPDEKWGEKVTAFIVRARESDVADEQFGLELIEHCRQYLAGYKVPKEIMIQDSLPLNPTGKIQKNVLREPYWGSVNRYIR; from the coding sequence GTGTGGCGATTTGATGAAATTAAAACCTTGCTCGACATCCCGCGTTATTGGGCGCGGGTATCTCCGGATAAAGTGGCGATTCGCGATGGGCGGTCAGCTGTTACCTACAGTGAGTTGGAGCGAAATTCCAATCGTATAGCTAACCGCATCGTTGAGTGTGGTATTCAGCCGGGTGCCAGGATCGGTTATGTCGGCAGAAACAGTATTGAGTTTTTTGAGATATGGTTTGGGGCCTGTAAAGCCGGTTGTGCTATCGCGCCTTTTAACTGGCGCTGCGCCGTACCAGAGCTTGTCGATATGGTTGATGATGCCGGTACACCTCTGGTTTTCTCTGAAGACGTTTATTCAACGCCCAAAATGCTCGAGGTGAAGGATAAATCGGCAGCTGCTTTTGAGCTTGTGAGTTTTAATGCTGAGAGTTGTTCTGATAAAGATCTGCGCTCTATCCACTGGTTGGGTGGTTGGGCCAATCATGTCGGCGATCACAATCCTGGCATCAAGGTGCATTCTGATGATGTGGCGTTGCTGGTTTATACCTCAGGTACCACGGGTAAGCCAAAGGGCGCCCAGTACGACCATCAGGCATTCAACTACTCTTTTCTCTGCATGTCCCTGGAGCCGGAAATGGGCTGGAACCCTGATGATGTGGGTTTGATGGCTGTGCCGAATTTTCATTTGGGTGGTAACTGGGTTCTATTGCCTGCGCTTTATCACGGCGCAACTATCCGAACTATTCCTGCGTTTGACCCGGAAGCTGTTTTGGACGCAATCGAAAGAGATAGCGCCACTATTTTGCCATTGGTTCCAACCGCATTGCAGATGTTGGTTGAGCACCCCAAAGCGGCGACTACTAATTTCAGTTCTTTGCAGCGGGTTATTTATTTTGGGTCGCCTATTAGCGCTGATGTGATGAAGAAGGCTGTTGGCACGTTAGGGTGCAAGCTGAATCAGTTGTATGGCAATACGGAAACCTGGTTTGTCACGCTACTTGGTCATGAAGATCACCTTGCGGAGCAATCTTCGCGATTAGCCTCCTGCGGTAAAGCCTTGCCGTTGATCGATGTAAAGATTTGCGACGAAGAAGGGAAGGAGCTTCCTGTTGGCGAGGTGGGAGAGCTTTGTATCCGAACGCCCACGATCAATATGGGGTATTTGAATAAGCCGGAGGCTACCGCCAAGGCTTTTCACGATGGCTGGTATCGGAGTGGTGATCTTGCCAGGCTCGATTCTGAAGGCTTTATCTTTCTGGTCGACAGGGCCAAGGACATGATCGTGAGCGGTGGAGAAAACATCTACTCCGTCGAAGTTGAGAGGGTGTTGAATTTGCACCCGGAAGTTTCGCTGGCAGCGGTGATTGGTATTCCAGACGAGAAGTGGGGCGAAAAAGTGACAGCTTTTATTGTGCGGGCCCGTGAATCCGATGTTGCGGATGAGCAGTTTGGCTTGGAATTGATTGAGCATTGTCGACAGTACCTCGCCGGTTACAAGGTTCCCAAAGAAATTATGATTCAGGATTCTCTGCCGCTAAATCCGACTGGAAAAATTCAAAAAAATGTACTTCGTGAACCTTACTGGGGTTCCGTTAACCGCTACATCAGGTAA
- a CDS encoding TonB-dependent receptor — protein MGYAAKKSFKEFKKKPLVAASVLMPILMFGSTVTHAALEEIIVTANKRAESANDIGLSISAVSGEKLAEQKLTSLEEITTAVPGLVFATSQQGTPILTLRGVGFNESSLGVYPATSLYVDEIPLPFPAMAAHSAYDLERAEVLKGPQGVLFGQNSTGGAINFIAAKPTEEFSYGGDVSYGSYNKVEVNGFVSGALSDTVSGRLAFQTAHADEWQDSLTSNEENGKEDYTAMRMALRFEPSDTAEINVNINGWTDKSDPQALQYVAATPKRFDQAPGQAAALFALPLTKKDAESADWSDIDEPSGDKEFMQYSVRGDFELNDSMTLTALAAYSDYEQEQSVDGDGHNLVSAGYIFNKGDVDSTFLEVRLSGDEDSFRWVVGANYEDSSTSEDQLLQLNDNTTTRPQTLFVHRTGSLLEQEIESYAFFGNIEYDLAEDLTLKVGARYTDTEIEADVCNWAPENADGFGPGSNTATLFNALPAISAGILGVPVPAFDPIGVNDCFTLNAAPLELGVPGFPYQDTLAEDNVSWRLGLDFQATEDALVYANISQGYKAGSFPNIPGNDFSQQQPVTEESVLAYELGFKATMADGSVQWNGAIFHYDYEDKQVRGKVDIALFGPLDRLVNIPESTITGVETDIVAQLTDELTLTASVTYLNSEVDKYPMTLNGVPYAFDAYGVNRDLSGEDLPFTPELSYSLDLDYRTSLEQGGTLFMGVNVVGQSDSDAVFDGDDLTIEGTIPRGVPAVTGVDAGFHKSITDNYFVIEDYFTVGARIGYESDDGHLRVMLWGKNITDEYYWNSVIASSEGAGRSAGRPRTYGITVGYKY, from the coding sequence AAGAATTCAAGAAAAAGCCATTAGTCGCTGCATCGGTTTTAATGCCAATACTCATGTTTGGCTCGACTGTTACGCACGCTGCGTTAGAGGAAATCATTGTTACGGCAAACAAGCGAGCCGAAAGTGCCAATGATATTGGTCTGTCGATTTCAGCAGTTTCGGGTGAAAAGCTGGCTGAGCAAAAGCTGACGTCGCTGGAGGAAATAACTACAGCGGTTCCGGGCTTGGTGTTTGCGACCAGTCAGCAGGGGACTCCCATCCTGACGCTGCGTGGCGTCGGGTTTAACGAAAGCTCTCTCGGTGTGTATCCGGCAACGAGTCTGTATGTTGATGAAATTCCCTTGCCGTTTCCGGCGATGGCGGCTCACAGCGCTTACGATTTAGAGCGGGCTGAAGTGTTGAAAGGTCCACAGGGTGTGCTGTTTGGGCAGAACTCAACGGGTGGCGCTATTAACTTTATTGCTGCCAAGCCAACAGAAGAGTTTTCCTACGGTGGCGATGTGAGTTATGGCAGTTATAACAAAGTCGAAGTGAATGGCTTTGTGAGTGGTGCGTTGAGTGATACGGTTAGTGGTCGACTTGCTTTTCAAACGGCTCACGCAGATGAGTGGCAGGACAGCCTCACCAGTAATGAAGAAAACGGTAAGGAAGATTACACGGCGATGCGGATGGCGTTGCGATTTGAGCCCAGTGATACTGCTGAAATCAACGTCAATATTAATGGCTGGACAGATAAGTCAGATCCTCAGGCTTTGCAGTACGTCGCGGCGACACCCAAGCGCTTTGATCAGGCTCCGGGACAGGCTGCGGCGCTGTTTGCCCTGCCTTTAACCAAAAAAGATGCTGAATCTGCCGATTGGTCCGATATTGATGAGCCTTCCGGCGATAAAGAATTTATGCAGTATTCCGTTCGTGGAGACTTTGAATTAAATGACAGCATGACTCTCACTGCATTAGCTGCCTACAGTGATTACGAGCAAGAGCAATCTGTTGATGGTGATGGCCATAATCTGGTTTCCGCTGGTTATATTTTTAACAAGGGTGATGTTGATTCAACTTTCTTGGAAGTTCGTCTGTCGGGAGATGAAGATTCCTTCCGTTGGGTTGTGGGTGCCAACTATGAAGACAGCAGTACCTCTGAAGATCAGCTGTTGCAGCTTAATGACAACACAACGACTCGCCCGCAAACTCTTTTTGTCCATAGAACTGGCTCATTGTTAGAGCAGGAAATAGAGTCTTACGCTTTCTTTGGAAACATAGAATATGATTTGGCGGAAGATTTAACGCTCAAGGTGGGTGCGCGATACACGGATACTGAAATAGAAGCGGATGTTTGTAACTGGGCGCCAGAAAATGCGGATGGTTTTGGTCCGGGCAGTAACACAGCTACGCTATTTAACGCGTTGCCTGCGATCTCTGCGGGTATTCTTGGTGTTCCCGTGCCAGCGTTTGATCCTATCGGGGTTAATGATTGCTTTACGTTGAATGCTGCGCCTCTTGAGCTGGGTGTTCCAGGTTTCCCATATCAGGATACGCTTGCTGAGGATAATGTTTCCTGGCGGTTGGGGCTTGATTTCCAAGCGACGGAAGACGCGCTGGTTTACGCGAATATTTCCCAGGGTTATAAAGCGGGTAGTTTTCCAAATATTCCCGGGAACGACTTCAGCCAGCAGCAGCCTGTTACCGAAGAGTCCGTTTTGGCTTACGAGCTCGGTTTTAAGGCAACGATGGCTGATGGCTCAGTGCAGTGGAACGGGGCAATATTCCACTACGATTACGAAGACAAGCAGGTGAGGGGTAAGGTTGATATTGCCTTGTTTGGCCCGTTGGATCGTCTGGTGAATATCCCTGAGTCCACGATTACCGGCGTTGAAACAGATATTGTGGCGCAGCTAACGGATGAGTTGACGCTGACGGCCTCTGTGACTTACCTCAACTCTGAGGTTGATAAATACCCAATGACGCTGAACGGCGTGCCTTATGCCTTCGATGCGTATGGAGTTAACCGGGATTTGTCTGGCGAGGATCTACCTTTTACGCCTGAATTAAGCTATAGCCTTGATCTGGATTACAGAACTTCGCTAGAGCAAGGCGGTACCTTGTTTATGGGGGTGAATGTCGTTGGGCAGTCTGATTCTGATGCCGTATTTGACGGAGATGATCTGACTATCGAGGGCACTATTCCTCGTGGGGTGCCTGCTGTTACAGGTGTTGATGCCGGATTTCATAAATCGATTACTGACAATTACTTTGTGATTGAGGATTACTTTACGGTAGGTGCCAGAATAGGTTATGAGTCGGATGATGGCCATCTCAGGGTAATGTTATGGGGTAAGAATATCACCGATGAGTATTACTGGAATTCAGTTATCGCCTCTTCTGAAGGTGCTGGACGATCGGCTGGCCGGCCACGAACCTACGGCATAACGGTCGGCTATAAATACTAG
- a CDS encoding SDR family oxidoreductase, with protein MPYNSVFKDDSFKGKTIVVTGGGSGIGRCTAHELSSLGAEIALVGRKQEKLDQVAAEIAEDGGVASTWSCDIRDEETVIKTVDGILAKHGRIDALVNNAGGQYRAKMNTITTKGFEAVVRNNLTGGFIFMREVYNRWMIDHGGSIVNIIADIWNGWPYFSHSAAARGGMHTLTECAATEWAESGVRVNSVAPGSIASSGLDTYDEKDREFIRTEIAGEIPLRRFGTESEVASVITFLLSPGASFVTGSCFRVDGGAPNARRGWWEIQPSKNNEPYHGFHRNQSPDILSDIDFSK; from the coding sequence ATGCCGTATAACTCTGTATTTAAAGACGATTCATTTAAAGGGAAAACCATTGTAGTTACAGGAGGTGGCAGTGGTATTGGTCGTTGCACAGCCCACGAGTTGTCTTCCCTTGGTGCTGAAATAGCATTGGTTGGCAGGAAGCAGGAAAAGCTTGATCAGGTGGCAGCGGAGATCGCTGAAGACGGCGGTGTTGCCAGTACCTGGTCTTGTGATATTCGCGACGAAGAAACGGTGATTAAAACTGTCGACGGTATTCTGGCAAAGCATGGGCGCATTGATGCTTTGGTCAATAACGCGGGTGGTCAGTACCGGGCAAAAATGAACACTATTACTACCAAGGGCTTTGAGGCCGTAGTGCGTAATAACCTGACCGGCGGATTTATTTTTATGCGAGAGGTTTACAACCGCTGGATGATCGATCATGGCGGTAGCATCGTCAATATTATTGCTGATATCTGGAATGGCTGGCCCTACTTTTCGCATTCTGCCGCGGCGCGAGGTGGCATGCATACACTCACTGAATGTGCGGCTACGGAGTGGGCTGAATCTGGTGTAAGGGTCAACTCTGTCGCGCCAGGCTCTATCGCATCAAGTGGTTTGGATACTTACGATGAAAAAGATCGCGAATTTATCCGCACTGAAATAGCCGGAGAAATTCCATTGAGGCGTTTTGGGACGGAATCAGAGGTCGCTTCGGTGATCACTTTTTTATTGTCTCCTGGAGCCAGTTTTGTGACCGGTTCCTGTTTTCGCGTAGACGGCGGTGCGCCCAATGCCCGCCGGGGCTGGTGGGAAATACAGCCGTCTAAAAATAACGAGCCTTACCATGGGTTTCATCGTAATCAATCACCAGACATCCTCTCGGATATCGATTTTAGTAAATGA